A window of Leclercia adecarboxylata contains these coding sequences:
- a CDS encoding PLP-dependent aminotransferase family protein produces MKARYKTIVDRYAQLIRSATLTAGTRLPTHRTLAAREHISLATATRVYAELEKMGLVSGETGRGTFVREILLPSGLGIDQQAVATDVLDLNFNYPALPGQGELLREALRQIAGAGDIESHLRYQPHAGRQTEREIVAAHLSEPHFQPSADNLLIVNGAQHGLTIALMGLLRPGDVVAVDALTYPGFKALAALYHLEPIAIPATPAGPDLGALRQICLKRHVRAIYTMPTLHNPLGWVLDLNQRQALVNIAREHDLLIIEDTAYSWLIRRPPPPVASLAPERTIYVTGFSKNVATGLRVGAVICPPAMRPALERAIRATTWNTPSVMTAMVCHWIQDGTVARFETLKRRDARQRQQVLKRVMEDLPCITHPDSYFAWLPLADEARADRVVKALMDHNISVSTAEPFSTSGTVPQAIRVALGSVPVETLQHALLQVRAAIELEQSR; encoded by the coding sequence ATGAAAGCCCGCTATAAAACCATCGTGGATCGCTACGCACAGCTGATCCGCTCCGCCACGTTGACGGCAGGCACCCGGTTGCCCACTCACAGGACGCTCGCCGCCCGGGAGCATATCTCGCTGGCCACCGCCACGCGCGTCTATGCCGAGCTGGAGAAGATGGGGCTGGTGAGCGGGGAAACCGGACGGGGAACCTTCGTCAGGGAGATCCTGCTGCCGTCAGGGCTGGGCATCGACCAGCAGGCGGTCGCCACCGATGTGCTGGATCTGAACTTCAACTATCCCGCCCTGCCGGGTCAGGGAGAACTGCTTCGGGAGGCGCTCAGGCAGATAGCAGGCGCAGGCGATATTGAATCGCACCTGCGCTATCAGCCCCATGCGGGCAGACAGACGGAGCGGGAGATCGTGGCCGCGCACCTCTCCGAGCCGCATTTTCAACCTTCGGCAGATAACCTGCTGATTGTGAACGGTGCCCAGCATGGTCTGACCATCGCCCTGATGGGACTGCTCCGGCCCGGTGACGTGGTGGCGGTGGATGCGCTCACCTATCCGGGCTTTAAGGCGCTGGCGGCGCTGTATCACCTTGAGCCGATCGCCATTCCCGCCACTCCGGCCGGCCCGGACCTCGGCGCATTACGCCAGATCTGCCTGAAGCGGCACGTGCGGGCGATTTACACCATGCCTACGCTGCATAACCCTCTGGGCTGGGTGCTGGACCTTAACCAGCGCCAGGCGCTGGTGAACATTGCCCGGGAACACGACCTGCTGATAATCGAAGACACCGCCTACAGCTGGCTGATCCGCCGTCCGCCGCCGCCCGTTGCCAGCCTGGCCCCGGAACGCACGATCTATGTCACCGGCTTTTCCAAAAACGTGGCGACCGGCCTGCGGGTCGGGGCGGTGATCTGCCCGCCAGCGATGCGTCCGGCGCTGGAGCGCGCTATCCGGGCCACCACCTGGAATACGCCGTCGGTGATGACCGCCATGGTCTGCCACTGGATCCAGGACGGCACCGTGGCCCGCTTTGAAACCCTGAAAAGGCGCGATGCCCGACAGCGGCAGCAGGTGCTGAAAAGGGTGATGGAAGATCTGCCCTGCATTACCCATCCCGACTCTTACTTTGCATGGTTGCCCCTGGCGGACGAGGCCCGGGCCGATCGGGTGGTGAAGGCGCTGATGGACCACAATATCTCCGTCTCCACCGCAGAGCCTTTTTCCACCTCCGGCACGGTGCCGCAGGCGATCCGCGTTGCCCTCGGTTCGGTGCCGGTTGAGACGTTGCAGCATGCGTTACTACAGGTCAGAGCGGCGATAGAGCTGGAACAAAGCCGTTAA
- a CDS encoding general stress protein: protein MTKHRGGSGNFAEDRERASQAGRKGGQSSGGNFKNDPQRASEAGKKGGQNSRGGGRKPAE from the coding sequence ATGACCAAGCATCGAGGCGGTTCCGGCAATTTCGCAGAAGACCGGGAGCGTGCATCCCAGGCGGGCCGTAAAGGCGGACAGAGTAGCGGCGGTAACTTTAAAAATGACCCACAGCGGGCATCCGAAGCGGGAAAAAAAGGCGGACAAAATAGCCGGGGCGGCGGACGTAAACCTGCTGAGTAA